The following are encoded in a window of Ferribacterium limneticum genomic DNA:
- a CDS encoding DUF3597 domain-containing protein: MGIFSNILAKLGFGDDKTEVVAEAAPAAVEAPVVAAPVAISAVDVVAKLEALAAAHAEKLNWKTSIVDLLKLLGLDSSLAVRKELASELGCPADKMGDSAQMNMWLHKTVLQKLADNGGNIPAELL; encoded by the coding sequence ATGGGAATTTTCAGCAATATTCTGGCCAAACTGGGCTTTGGCGATGACAAGACGGAAGTGGTCGCCGAAGCCGCTCCGGCCGCCGTTGAGGCACCCGTCGTTGCCGCGCCGGTGGCGATCAGTGCAGTCGATGTCGTCGCCAAGCTGGAGGCATTGGCGGCCGCGCATGCCGAAAAGCTCAACTGGAAAACGTCCATCGTCGATCTGCTCAAGCTGCTCGGTCTGGATAGCAGCCTGGCGGTGCGCAAGGAGCTGGCCAGCGAACTCGGCTGCCCGGCCGACAAGATGGGCGATTCGGCGCAGATGAACATGTGGCTGCACAAGACCGTGTTGCAGAAACTGGCTGACAATGGCGGCAATATCCCGGCTGAATTGCTGTAA
- a CDS encoding cysteine hydrolase family protein — protein MTARTLRQIAGIPPSLHAGATLDAAKTAVVFIDYQNEYRNGPLALPDEPTTSNAARQLRAWADRAGIAVIHVLHRAPATAPIFAPDSEGAAPIAGLAPGEGEAVIHKHLPSAFTGTSLLDELQTRGVETLIIAGYMTHNCVDSTAREAFHRGYRVGVVADASATRDLPGPDGQTIPAATVHAGVLAGLGDRIAEIVDVATLVAMNVV, from the coding sequence ATGACCGCCCGCACCCTGCGCCAGATCGCCGGCATCCCGCCCAGCCTGCACGCCGGCGCGACGCTGGATGCCGCCAAAACCGCCGTCGTCTTCATCGACTACCAGAACGAATATCGTAACGGCCCGCTGGCGCTGCCTGACGAGCCAACCACCAGCAACGCCGCCCGCCAGTTGCGCGCCTGGGCCGACCGGGCCGGCATAGCCGTCATCCACGTCCTGCACCGTGCGCCGGCCACCGCACCGATCTTCGCTCCCGACTCGGAAGGCGCGGCGCCCATCGCCGGCCTGGCACCGGGCGAGGGTGAGGCTGTCATCCACAAACATCTGCCCTCGGCCTTCACCGGCACCAGCCTGCTCGACGAACTGCAAACGCGTGGTGTCGAAACGCTGATCATCGCCGGCTACATGACCCACAACTGCGTCGATTCAACCGCCCGCGAAGCCTTCCACCGCGGCTACCGGGTTGGCGTCGTGGCCGATGCCAGCGCGACGCGCGATCTGCCGGGGCCGGATGGCCAGACGATTCCGGCAGCGACGGTACACGCTGGCGTGCTCGCCGGGTTGGGGGACAGGATTGCCGAAATCGTCGACGTGGCGACGTTGGTGGCGATGAACGTGGTCTGA